A genomic segment from Leptolyngbya boryana PCC 6306 encodes:
- a CDS encoding hybrid sensor histidine kinase/response regulator, with product MSKPVIICVDDEPLVLETLKIELKRVLGENCLIETAEGGEEALELFDELQNSKEYEVALVLADYIMPGLNGDQLLKQIHDRSPRTLNVMISGQADLEAVSQALRSARLYRYISKPWTPEDISLTIVEAVQSYLQDRKLETQTEKLRAINSYLEQQIQERTEELQQKMQELEKLNTLKDEFLHAVSHDLKTPLIGSMLVFQRLKKQLDDPVQLSRSMLDRMVESTQRQLKLLDSLLAVQLSEHGMRLDRQAIKLAAFVDEIILDLEPILTENQVTIAHTISSESTVYADEFQLRRVFENLITNSLKHNAPGISLSISTTVENHILKCMIEDNGVGIPQQDCDLMFERYQQGSRNRRSLGIGLGLYLCRQIIQAHGGEIGVISAVDQGAKFWFTLPTS from the coding sequence ATGAGCAAACCTGTAATTATCTGTGTAGATGACGAACCATTAGTACTAGAAACTCTCAAAATCGAATTAAAACGGGTGCTCGGCGAGAACTGCTTAATCGAGACGGCAGAAGGCGGAGAAGAAGCATTAGAACTATTTGATGAACTGCAAAACAGCAAAGAATACGAAGTCGCTTTAGTACTTGCAGATTACATTATGCCAGGGCTGAACGGCGATCAACTGCTCAAACAAATCCACGATCGCTCGCCTCGAACTCTCAATGTGATGATTAGCGGGCAGGCTGATCTAGAAGCAGTCAGTCAGGCTTTGCGGAGTGCTAGACTCTATCGCTACATCTCGAAACCCTGGACACCAGAAGATATTAGCTTAACGATCGTCGAAGCAGTTCAATCTTATTTGCAAGATCGAAAATTAGAAACACAGACTGAAAAATTACGTGCGATCAATTCTTATTTAGAGCAACAAATTCAAGAGCGCACGGAAGAACTTCAGCAAAAAATGCAGGAACTAGAAAAACTCAACACGCTCAAAGATGAGTTTCTACATGCGGTCAGTCATGATCTCAAAACGCCTCTGATCGGCAGCATGTTAGTCTTTCAGCGTTTGAAAAAACAACTTGATGATCCGGTACAGCTATCCCGATCCATGCTCGATCGCATGGTTGAAAGCACTCAGCGTCAACTCAAGTTGCTTGACTCTCTATTAGCAGTACAGCTTAGCGAACATGGCATGAGGCTCGATCGTCAAGCCATCAAACTTGCAGCCTTTGTAGATGAGATCATTTTGGATTTAGAGCCAATTTTGACTGAAAATCAAGTGACGATCGCGCATACAATCTCATCCGAATCCACGGTTTATGCTGACGAATTTCAACTGCGGCGAGTGTTCGAGAATCTGATTACGAATTCTTTGAAACACAATGCACCAGGGATTTCCTTAAGCATCTCTACGACTGTTGAAAATCATATACTCAAATGTATGATTGAAGACAATGGCGTTGGCATTCCCCAGCAAGACTGTGACTTGATGTTTGAACGCTATCAGCAGGGGAGTCGCAATCGGCGATCGCTTGGGATTGGGTTAGGGCTTTACCTCTGTCGGCAAATCATTCAGGCACATGGCGGCGAAATTGGAGTCATCAGTGCAGTTGACCAAGGTGCAAAATTCTGGTTCACTCTACCCACATCATGA
- a CDS encoding endonuclease MutS2: MIQTETLELLEWSRLCQQLATFASTKLGAIVLRALKIPTTQSETEHLLAQTKEIYDLETQLTTGLSFEGIEDIGDSLERASLQGILSGVELLTIATTLSGARTLRRTIDNQDGYPILSELVAELRTYPEIEQEIYRCLNDDGKVSERASPKLAGIRSQQKQVRDRVYEMLQRTMQRQSTAVQEQVITQRDGRFVIPVKATHKEAIPGIVHDVSMSGATFYIEPHPTVQLNNQLRQLLRQEQAEEETVRRVLTEQVAIAKDDLERLLAICTTLDLATARARYSFWLKANPPRFTENTIVLRQLRHPLLVWQNQHEQGRDVIPVDLVIQPQIRVVAITGPNTGGKTVTLKTLGLAVLMAKVGLFVPAREPVELPWFEQVLADIGDEQSLEQSLSTFSGHIRRISRILEALKERSHSLVLLDEVGAGTDPTEGSALAIALLKYLADHAQLSIATTHFGELKALKYQDDRFENASVEFDDVSLSPTYRLLWGIPGRSNALAIARRLGLNSEVIENAQTQVGGATEDVNQVIAGLEAQRRAQEAKAKEAADLLQQAERFYTEVSAKAENLRDRERGLQQAQERAVQDAIAQAKTEIAKVIRKLQQGNATAQDAQQATDALNRLSDKHLPSRQQPAKPKPGYRPQVGDRIRIPRLGQTAEVLELAGDEELIVRFGIMKMTVPVTDIESLTGEKVTKPQPEPKPKSAPSPQPAVSMPAVRTDRNTFDIRGSRVADAEIVLDKAISEARTPIWIIHGHGTGKLRQGVHDFLKQHPRVQRFELADRADGGTGVTIAYPG, encoded by the coding sequence TTGATTCAAACTGAGACTCTAGAACTTTTAGAATGGTCACGCCTCTGTCAACAGTTGGCAACGTTTGCCTCGACCAAGCTAGGCGCGATCGTTCTGCGTGCGCTGAAAATTCCAACCACTCAATCTGAAACCGAACATCTGCTTGCCCAAACCAAAGAAATTTATGATTTAGAAACTCAACTCACGACTGGGCTAAGTTTTGAAGGGATTGAAGACATTGGAGATTCACTGGAACGGGCATCTTTGCAGGGGATCTTGTCTGGGGTCGAACTCTTGACGATCGCAACGACACTTTCGGGTGCGAGAACGCTCAGACGCACGATCGACAATCAGGATGGCTACCCGATTCTGAGCGAATTAGTGGCAGAGTTGCGCACCTATCCTGAAATTGAACAGGAAATTTATCGTTGTCTCAATGACGATGGTAAAGTCAGCGAACGCGCGAGTCCAAAATTGGCAGGAATTCGATCGCAGCAAAAACAAGTTCGCGATCGCGTTTACGAAATGCTGCAACGTACTATGCAGCGCCAATCGACTGCGGTGCAAGAACAAGTGATTACTCAGCGCGACGGGCGATTTGTCATTCCCGTCAAAGCGACTCACAAAGAGGCAATTCCTGGCATTGTGCATGATGTCTCGATGAGTGGCGCAACCTTTTACATTGAGCCGCATCCGACGGTGCAACTCAATAATCAACTGCGTCAATTACTGCGCCAAGAACAAGCCGAAGAAGAAACGGTTCGGAGAGTTCTGACCGAGCAAGTTGCGATCGCAAAAGATGACTTAGAACGATTACTCGCCATTTGTACAACATTGGATTTGGCAACGGCACGAGCGCGCTATAGCTTCTGGCTCAAAGCAAATCCACCGCGTTTTACAGAAAATACGATCGTGCTTCGGCAGCTCCGTCATCCGCTCCTAGTTTGGCAAAATCAGCACGAACAAGGTCGCGATGTCATTCCTGTCGATCTCGTGATTCAACCTCAGATTCGAGTCGTCGCGATTACAGGCCCCAATACAGGCGGTAAAACGGTCACCCTCAAAACGCTAGGTTTAGCAGTGCTGATGGCAAAAGTTGGGCTATTTGTTCCAGCCCGCGAACCCGTCGAACTGCCTTGGTTTGAGCAAGTTTTAGCAGATATTGGAGACGAACAATCTTTAGAGCAAAGTCTTTCGACTTTCTCTGGGCATATTCGCCGCATTAGTCGAATTTTAGAGGCATTGAAGGAGCGATCGCATTCTTTAGTGCTGCTCGATGAAGTCGGAGCCGGAACTGATCCGACAGAAGGCAGTGCCCTCGCGATCGCGTTGCTCAAATATCTTGCAGATCACGCGCAGCTTTCAATTGCGACCACGCACTTTGGCGAACTCAAAGCTTTGAAATATCAAGACGATCGCTTTGAAAATGCGTCAGTCGAGTTTGACGATGTTTCGCTGTCTCCCACCTATCGACTGCTTTGGGGAATTCCAGGACGATCCAACGCCTTAGCGATCGCGCGGCGGCTCGGCTTGAACTCGGAAGTGATTGAAAACGCACAAACTCAAGTCGGTGGCGCGACGGAAGATGTCAACCAAGTGATTGCAGGACTCGAAGCGCAACGTCGGGCGCAAGAAGCGAAAGCGAAAGAAGCCGCAGACCTGCTTCAGCAAGCAGAACGCTTTTATACAGAAGTATCGGCAAAAGCAGAAAATCTGCGCGATCGCGAACGTGGCTTGCAGCAAGCGCAAGAACGAGCCGTACAAGATGCGATCGCGCAAGCCAAAACCGAAATCGCGAAAGTGATTCGCAAACTTCAGCAAGGCAATGCCACGGCTCAAGATGCCCAACAAGCAACCGATGCCCTGAATCGCCTCTCGGATAAGCATCTACCTTCGCGCCAGCAACCCGCGAAACCCAAACCCGGCTATCGTCCGCAAGTGGGAGATCGCATTCGCATTCCTCGCTTAGGTCAAACTGCAGAAGTGCTGGAACTTGCAGGAGATGAGGAGCTAATTGTGCGCTTCGGCATCATGAAAATGACCGTTCCCGTGACGGATATTGAGTCTCTCACAGGCGAAAAAGTGACGAAGCCTCAACCTGAACCCAAGCCAAAGTCTGCTCCTTCTCCTCAACCTGCGGTTTCCATGCCTGCAGTTCGTACCGATCGCAATACGTTTGACATCCGAGGCAGCCGGGTCGCAGATGCAGAAATTGTGCTTGATAAAGCAATTTCAGAAGCTCGAACGCCGATTTGGATTATTCACGGACATGGCACAGGTAAGCTCCGTCAAGGGGTTCACGACTTTCTGAAACAGCATCCGCGAGTCCAAAGATTTGAGCTTGCTGATCGTGCAGATGGTGGAACCGGAGTGACGATCGCTTACCCTGGGTAA
- a CDS encoding PA14 domain-containing protein — protein sequence MQNLLNSSSVFDLNSSPVGSRPWFDSASSLSQSNASRIVFIDSAIAQAHTLASSVIDGTKIVLLDSHKDGIDQISQVLASYQNVESVYIASHGSINSLSLGNATLDLATITTYQDRLSTWATSLAPNADILLYGCNVALGDPALIQQLSQITGADVAASTDATGNLASGGNWILEAQTGAIESPLPFDLDRLAGYTSLLETGNGLFGQYFDNIDFTNLRLTRTDATVNFNWGSGSPDPLIGADTFSIRWTGQILAPVTGTYTFFTTTDDGNRLFINGQQVINNYRDQAATERSGTINLVAGQRYNIAMDYYENGGLASARLQWSAPGITKQVVPQSQLFSTALPPVQPGTGNGLQGEYFDNIDFTNLRVTRTDATVNFNWGTGSPAPSIAADTFSVRWTGQVQPLYSDTYTFFTTTDDGVRLFVNNQLVIDSFIDQAAIERTGTIALQAGLRYDIRMEYYERGGRASALLGWLSPNQVRQIIPQAQLYSGRVTVNPGTIVIGTNAVTVDESAGTAAIRVDRINGSDGVATVRYTTANGSGANAAIAGQDYTLTEGILTFAAGETSKIVTIPILNDATTEATEEFGFGLGETTGAALGTNRTALIQIIDDDAVDSSYAFSSENFNVNENAGAVTITVQRSGNTTVAGSVNYATSNGTATAGADYTTSIGTLNFAAGQTNQTFTVPITEDTEGERNETFNIILSNPSAGILGTQQTATVTIADNDPGSFAREAVITGLSQPTAFDWTPGGEYLFIAQKNGVVRVARNGVLQQTPAVDISAIVNSPRDRGLLGLAVHPQFFSGSPYVYLLYSYDPPETASQTDPEAVRDGVGNRASRLGRFTATITNGIVSINPASEVVILGKNSTWQNISRPDENSTNNFNIPESGRNSDGTFVQDFLNLDSESHAIGTVKFGTDGFLYVSNGDGASYNAVDPRAVRTLNIDSLSGKILRIDPITGNAPASNPFYDGNPQSNRSKVWQLGLRNPFRFTINRQNGQPYIGDVGWTKWEEVNTGGPGANFGWVAYEGGNGTSNRTGGYQDLPSVQAFYAGPQTGLTAPIYAYQHFGSGGNAIAVGDFYTGNTFPSIYDNNLFITDLSKGTVDALVFDANGVVVGQRRFASGVFGLAQITTGSDGNLYYASLGSGEIGRWRPIG from the coding sequence ATGCAGAACCTTTTAAATTCCTCAAGTGTGTTCGATCTCAATTCATCTCCTGTCGGCAGTCGTCCCTGGTTTGACTCGGCTAGTTCCCTCTCTCAATCAAATGCTTCTCGCATCGTCTTCATCGATTCCGCGATCGCGCAAGCACATACGCTTGCCTCTAGCGTTATAGATGGCACAAAAATTGTCCTGCTCGACTCGCACAAAGACGGCATTGATCAAATTAGCCAAGTGCTGGCTAGCTATCAAAATGTCGAAAGTGTCTATATCGCCTCACATGGCAGTATCAACAGCCTCAGCCTTGGCAATGCGACCCTTGATCTTGCAACCATCACGACCTATCAAGATCGCCTTTCAACTTGGGCAACTTCACTGGCTCCGAATGCAGACATCTTGCTCTATGGCTGTAACGTTGCTCTCGGAGACCCTGCTCTAATTCAGCAACTGAGTCAGATCACAGGAGCTGATGTCGCTGCTTCTACAGATGCGACTGGAAATCTAGCTAGCGGGGGCAACTGGATACTGGAAGCTCAGACTGGAGCGATCGAATCACCGTTGCCGTTTGATCTCGATCGCCTAGCTGGCTACACTAGCTTGCTTGAAACCGGGAATGGGCTATTCGGACAGTACTTCGATAACATCGATTTTACAAATCTGCGGCTGACTCGTACCGATGCTACGGTTAATTTCAATTGGGGATCTGGTTCTCCTGATCCCTTGATCGGAGCGGATACCTTCTCCATCCGATGGACTGGACAGATTCTCGCACCCGTCACTGGAACTTATACCTTCTTTACGACCACCGATGATGGGAATCGTCTCTTCATCAACGGGCAGCAAGTGATCAATAACTACCGAGATCAAGCCGCAACCGAACGCAGTGGAACGATCAATCTCGTGGCAGGGCAGCGCTATAACATCGCGATGGACTACTACGAAAATGGTGGACTTGCCTCTGCCCGACTACAGTGGTCAGCACCTGGTATTACAAAACAGGTTGTCCCTCAATCACAACTGTTTAGCACCGCTCTACCTCCGGTTCAACCAGGTACAGGGAATGGACTACAAGGTGAATACTTCGATAACATCGATTTTACGAACTTAAGAGTTACCCGCACAGATGCTACGGTTAACTTTAACTGGGGAACGGGGTCTCCTGCTCCGTCGATCGCAGCCGACACCTTCTCAGTCCGATGGACAGGGCAAGTGCAGCCGCTTTATAGCGATACCTACACGTTTTTTACGACCACGGATGATGGTGTTCGCCTCTTCGTCAATAATCAATTAGTCATTGATAGTTTCATCGACCAAGCCGCAATTGAGCGCACAGGCACGATCGCACTGCAAGCGGGACTGCGATACGATATTCGCATGGAGTACTATGAGCGCGGTGGAAGGGCTTCTGCGCTGCTCGGTTGGTTGAGTCCCAATCAAGTGCGCCAAATTATCCCGCAGGCTCAGCTTTACAGCGGTCGAGTGACTGTCAATCCAGGGACGATCGTGATTGGAACGAATGCGGTGACAGTGGATGAAAGTGCAGGTACAGCAGCAATTCGCGTCGATCGCATCAATGGGAGTGACGGGGTTGCTACCGTTCGATACACGACTGCCAACGGGTCAGGAGCCAACGCTGCGATCGCGGGACAAGATTACACCTTAACTGAAGGAATCTTGACCTTCGCCGCAGGTGAAACCAGCAAAATCGTTACAATTCCCATTCTGAACGATGCGACGACTGAAGCAACCGAAGAATTCGGGTTTGGCTTGGGTGAAACAACGGGTGCAGCACTCGGAACAAATCGCACTGCTTTGATCCAAATTATTGATGATGATGCAGTTGATTCAAGCTATGCCTTTTCTAGTGAAAACTTTAATGTCAACGAGAATGCTGGAGCGGTCACCATTACTGTGCAGCGAAGTGGTAACACGACCGTAGCAGGTAGCGTGAACTATGCAACCAGTAATGGAACTGCAACGGCAGGTGCAGACTATACGACGAGCATTGGTACACTCAATTTTGCAGCAGGTCAGACCAACCAGACGTTTACCGTCCCAATCACAGAGGATACAGAAGGAGAACGGAATGAAACGTTTAACATCATTTTGAGCAATCCGTCTGCTGGCATCTTGGGAACTCAGCAAACGGCAACGGTGACGATCGCAGATAATGATCCGGGTAGTTTCGCTCGTGAAGCAGTGATCACTGGATTGTCTCAACCGACCGCGTTTGATTGGACACCGGGTGGTGAGTACCTGTTCATTGCTCAGAAGAATGGGGTAGTGCGAGTCGCTCGCAATGGTGTATTGCAACAAACTCCAGCCGTTGACATTTCTGCGATCGTCAATAGTCCGCGCGATCGTGGATTACTGGGTCTTGCAGTGCATCCCCAATTCTTTAGCGGTAGTCCATACGTCTACCTGCTTTATTCTTACGATCCACCTGAAACGGCTTCACAGACTGATCCAGAAGCAGTTCGAGATGGAGTTGGCAACCGAGCTTCTCGCTTGGGTCGATTTACTGCCACGATTACCAATGGCATTGTCTCGATCAATCCAGCCAGTGAAGTGGTGATTCTGGGTAAAAATAGCACCTGGCAGAATATCAGTCGCCCTGATGAGAATAGTACGAACAACTTCAACATTCCTGAGTCGGGTCGCAATTCTGATGGAACCTTTGTTCAGGACTTTTTGAACCTCGATAGTGAATCTCATGCGATCGGCACAGTCAAGTTTGGTACGGATGGGTTCTTGTATGTCAGTAATGGGGATGGTGCGTCTTACAATGCGGTTGATCCAAGAGCGGTCAGAACACTCAACATCGATAGTCTGTCCGGCAAGATTCTCCGCATTGATCCCATCACTGGCAATGCACCTGCTTCCAATCCGTTCTACGATGGCAATCCCCAAAGTAATCGATCGAAGGTTTGGCAATTGGGCTTGAGAAATCCCTTCCGATTTACGATCAATCGCCAGAACGGACAGCCCTATATTGGGGATGTAGGCTGGACGAAGTGGGAAGAAGTCAATACGGGCGGTCCCGGCGCAAATTTTGGCTGGGTTGCTTATGAAGGAGGCAATGGTACGAGTAATCGAACCGGAGGCTATCAGGATCTCCCAAGTGTCCAAGCCTTCTACGCTGGCCCTCAAACTGGATTAACGGCTCCGATTTACGCTTATCAACACTTTGGTAGCGGTG